From the genome of Blautia hydrogenotrophica DSM 10507:
GATTTCTTTGGTGGCGAGCCACTGATGAATTGGAAGGTGGTCAAGGAACTTGTAAGATATGGCAGGGAACAGGAAAAACTTCACGATAAGAATTTTAGGTTTACATTGACCACTAACGGTGTCGCCCTGAATGATGAGATTATGGAATTTTGTAACCGGGAAATGGGAAACGTAGTGTTAAGCGTGGATGGAAGAAAGGAAGTGCATGATTTTATGCGGCCTTTCCCGAAAGGAGCTGGCAGCTACGATTTAATCCTCCCCAAATTTCAGAAATTTGCAGAGAGCCGAAATCAGGACAAGTATTATGTGAGAGGTACTTTTACTCGGCATAATCTGGACTTTTCTAAGGATGTGTTGCATCTGGCTGACTTGGGCTTTAAGCAGATTTCTGTGGAACCAGTGGTAGCTCCGGACGAGGCGGAATATTCTTTGAGAGAAGAAGATCTTCCAATCATTTTTGAGGAGTATGATAAGCTGGCAAGAGAGATGATTGTCCGGGAAAAAGAAGGCAGAGGATTTAATTTTTTCCATTTTATGATTGATCTGACGGGAGGTCCTTGTGTGTATAAGAGGCTGTCTGGTTGCGGTTCTGGTACGGAGTATTTGGCTGTGACTCCGTGGGGGGACCTTTATCCTTGCCATCAGTTCGTAGGGGAAGAAAAGTTTAAAATGGGAGATGTATTCCACGGAATACAAGCGCCTGAGATCAGAGAAGAGTTTTCGCATTGTAACGTATATACTAAGGAGAAATGTAAGGAATGTTTTGCACGCTTCTATTGCAGCGGCGGCTGCGCGGCGAATTCTTACAATTTTCACGGGACGATTCAAGATGCCTACGATATTGGTTGCGAATTGCAGCGAAAACGGATTGAGTGCGCGATCATGTTGAAAGCAGCGTTGGCAGAAGAGTAAAGGTCAGCGTATTAGGAGGCAAAAATGAAGAAAAACAAAGGTATTATTATTTTAATTGCGACGGTGATTATCACAGCGTTTCTAACCTTTGTGGCAGCGGTAGGGATTGGCCCCACGGGTACAGGTGCGGCGAGGAACATCAATACTGGGCTGGATTTGGCTGGCGGTGTGAGCATCACTTACGAGACGACGGTGGAGAATCCAAGCAGTGATGATATGGCAGATACCATATACAAACTACAGCAGCGTGTGGAACAGTACAGTACGGAGTCCCAGGTATATCAGGAAGGCAGCAACCGAATTAATGTGGAAATTCCTGGTGTGACAGACGCCAATTCCATTTTGGAGGAATTGGGAAAACCTGGCTCTCTGTACTTTATCGCCCACAAGGACAGCGAGGGGAATGAGAATTATAGTTTTGACAGTTCAACAGGGGGCTATGTGCTGAATAAAGAACTGGATGAACTGCAGGAGGATGGCTCCATAGTTCTGACAGGTACGGATGTGGAGACGGCAAAGGCGGTCATAGCCCAAGACGACATGCAGAACAAAGAGAATGTCGTAGATCTGACATTGACGAAAGCGGGTGCGAAGAAATTTGCGGAGGCTACGAAAAAGGCCTACGAGGATAATCGGGACAGTATCGGAATTTATTATGATGGCGAGTTTGTCAGTGTGCCGAATGTACAGGCAGAGATTACCGGTGGAAACGCACAGATTTCTGGGATGGCGGATGCACAAGAGGCGGAAAATTTAGCTTCCACAATCCGAATCGGTGGTTTGAAACTGGAATTGACAGAGCTGCGCTCTAACGTTGTTGCCGCTCAGCTGGGAGAAGAGGCGATCTCCACCAGCGTCGTGGCGGCTGCGATCGGTATGGTAATTGTCATGATTTTCATGATACTGATGTACCGCGTTCCGGGCGTTGTGGCCAGTGTGGCTTTGGTGATCTATACAGATGTTATGCTGATTACTCTGAATGCCTTTGACATCACACTTACTTTGCCGGGTATCGCTGGTATTATTCTGGGTATCGGTATGGCTGTAGACGCGAATGTCATTATTTATGCGCGTATCCGCGAAGAGATTGCGTCAGGAATCTCTGTGAGAAGTTCCATACAAAATGGATTTAAGAAAGCGTTTTCAGCAATCTTTGACGGAAATATTACGACATTGATCGCATCTTTTGTGTTGATGTGGTTGGGCTCAGGTACAGTAAAGGGGTTTGCCTATACTCTAGCTTTAGGCATTGTGATCTCTATGTTCACAGCGCTGGTGGTTTCGCGCTATATTGTACAGGCTCTGTTCGCCGTGGGAGTGAGAGATGAAAAATTCTTTGGAAGAGCAAAACAGCGGAAAGTTATCGACTTCCTTGGAAAGAGAAGATTCTTTTTTGTAGTCTCGATCTGTCTGATTCTATGCGCGCCGATTTTCATGGTTGTTCATCACAGCTCTGAGGGCAAAGCGTTGAATTACAGTCTTGAATTTTCAGGCGGAACGTCTACGAACGTGACGTTTAATGAAGACATGGATATCAAGACCATTGATTCTGAAGTGACGCCTCTGGTGGAGAGAGTGACAGGTGACAAGAATGTTCAGCCTACGAAAGTGGTGGGAACTAACCAGGTTATCATCAAAACGAAATCTTTGAATCTGGATGAGAGAGAGGCTTTAAACAAAGCTCTTGTGGATGAATTTGGTGTGGATGAAAGTAAGATCACTGCGGAGAGTATTTCATCTACGATCAGTTCGGAAATGAGAAATGATGCAATTATGGCGGTGATTGTGGCTACCATCTGTATGCTGCTGTACATCTGGTTACGTTTTAAGGATATTCGTTTTGCCAGCAGTGCAGTCTTGGCTTTGGTGCATGATGTGCTGGTGGTACTGGCGTTCTATGCAATTGCCAGGGTCTCCGTGGGAAATACGTTTATCGCGTGTATGCTGACGATCGTCGGCTATTCTATCAATGCGACCATTGTCATCTTTGACCGTATTCGTGAGAATATGCGTGGAAAGAAAAAGAAGGAAGAGCTCAAAGAGGTGGTCAATGCAAGTATTACTCAGACATTGACGAGAAGTATCTATACTTCATTTACCACTTTTGTGATGGTGGCAGTACTGTATATCATGGGTGTTTCCTCGATTCGGGAGTTCGCACTGCCGCTGATCGTCGGTATTGTCTGCGGTGCGTATTCTTCTGTATGCATTACCGGTGCGTTGTGGTATGTAATGAAGACGAGAGGAATGAAAGAGAATAAAGTGGTAACTAAGAAAAAATAGTGATGGGGAGGGTGCCGTGCAGTAAGCGCGGCACCCTTTGTTGCGGTTCACGTTGGATAGGGAAGGGAGCCTTCCTCTATCCGATAAGAAAAAGGACGAGGAGATGGAAAATGAGAGAAGAAAAGTGGGTAGTCTCGGCAAAGAGAGCAGATTTTCAAAAAATCGGACAGGAATACGGGATAGACCCGGTGATAGCCAGACTGATTCGTAACCGTGAGGTACAAAGCTCGGAGCAGATAGATCAGTACTTGAATGGGAAAGTGGAAGACTTGCCATCGCCATGGTTTTTTAAGGATATGGAGAAAGCTGTAAATCTTATCGAAGCGAAAATACGGCAACGAAAGTTGATTCGTATTATTGGAGACTATGACATTGACGGTGTAGTTTCTACTTACATATTGTTGAGAGGACTAGATAGACTGAAGGCAAAGGTGGATACCTATATCCCGGACCGGGTGGCTGATGGATATGGAATCCATCTGCCGTTGATTGAGAAGGCATTGGAGGATGGGATTGATACGATACTGACCTGTGACAATGGGATTGCGGCTTACAATGAGATTGTCTATGCCAAAGAGAGGGGACTGACGGTCATCGTCACAGATCACCATGAAGTACCTTTTACAAAGAAGGCAGACGAAAAAGAAGAAGTGCTTCCGCCAGCAGACGCAATTGTGAATCCAAAACAACGCAATTGTTCTTATCCGAACAAGAATTTGTGCGGGGCAGCGGTAGCTTATAAATTGATTTTGGCATTGTATGAGCGTTATGGGATTCCAAAGGCAGAGGGGGAAGAATTCATTGAACTTGCCGCCATTGCCACTGTGGGCGACGTGATGGATTTACAAGGAGAAAACAGAGTCTTGGTAAAAGAAGGATTGAAGAGACTGGAAAACACTTGGAACTTGGGACTGAGGGAGCTGATACGGGCCAATGGGCTGGAAGACAAGAAAATTACAGCCTACCACATCGGCTTTGTGATAGGTCCGTGCCTGAATGCCAGCGGAAGGCTGGACACGGCTGCCAGATCTTTGGAATTGCTGAAATCTCAGGATGTGAAAGAAGCTGCTCGGCTGGCTGGTGATTTGCTGGCGATCAATCAGAGCCGGAAAGCGTTGACAGCACAAGGGGTGAAACAGGCTGTGGAGATGGTGGAGACGACATCGCTGAGGGAAGACCGGGTGCTGGTCGTATATCTTCCAGACTGTCATGAAAGTCTGGCTGGAATTATTGCCGGCAGACTTCGAGAGCGTTACTACCGTCCAGTACTGGTACTCACCAAAGGGGAACAGTGTGTAAAAGGTTCGGGGCGTTCGATAGAGGCCTATTCTATGTTTGAGTCCTTGACAGAATGTAAGGAGTTGATGATTCAGTATGGAGGACATCCTATGGCAGCGGGGTTGTCCATGGAAGAAGAAAATGTTCCGAGGCTGAGGAAACAATTGAATGAGAAGTGCAAACTGACAAAGGAAGATTTATGTCCGAAAATTACGATAGATGTGGCAATGCCCTTTTCTTATATCCGTCGGGAACTGGTGGAACAGTTAGATTTGTTAGAGCCCTTTGGAAAAGGGAATCCAAAGCCAGTTTTTGCCCAAAAAGGGGTAAGAGTTTTGGGATGTCGTGTGTTTGGACAGAGCCGGAATGTAGTGAAAATGCAGGCGGTGACGGAAGACGGCTGTGGGATGGACGCGGTTTATTTTGGAGAGGCCGAACCTTTTTTGGATAGAGCTTCTCAGAATGAACCGTTGTCAGTAACTTAT
Proteins encoded in this window:
- a CDS encoding protein translocase subunit SecDF translates to MKKNKGIIILIATVIITAFLTFVAAVGIGPTGTGAARNINTGLDLAGGVSITYETTVENPSSDDMADTIYKLQQRVEQYSTESQVYQEGSNRINVEIPGVTDANSILEELGKPGSLYFIAHKDSEGNENYSFDSSTGGYVLNKELDELQEDGSIVLTGTDVETAKAVIAQDDMQNKENVVDLTLTKAGAKKFAEATKKAYEDNRDSIGIYYDGEFVSVPNVQAEITGGNAQISGMADAQEAENLASTIRIGGLKLELTELRSNVVAAQLGEEAISTSVVAAAIGMVIVMIFMILMYRVPGVVASVALVIYTDVMLITLNAFDITLTLPGIAGIILGIGMAVDANVIIYARIREEIASGISVRSSIQNGFKKAFSAIFDGNITTLIASFVLMWLGSGTVKGFAYTLALGIVISMFTALVVSRYIVQALFAVGVRDEKFFGRAKQRKVIDFLGKRRFFFVVSICLILCAPIFMVVHHSSEGKALNYSLEFSGGTSTNVTFNEDMDIKTIDSEVTPLVERVTGDKNVQPTKVVGTNQVIIKTKSLNLDEREALNKALVDEFGVDESKITAESISSTISSEMRNDAIMAVIVATICMLLYIWLRFKDIRFASSAVLALVHDVLVVLAFYAIARVSVGNTFIACMLTIVGYSINATIVIFDRIRENMRGKKKKEELKEVVNASITQTLTRSIYTSFTTFVMVAVLYIMGVSSIREFALPLIVGIVCGAYSSVCITGALWYVMKTRGMKENKVVTKKK
- the recJ gene encoding single-stranded-DNA-specific exonuclease RecJ, which gives rise to MREEKWVVSAKRADFQKIGQEYGIDPVIARLIRNREVQSSEQIDQYLNGKVEDLPSPWFFKDMEKAVNLIEAKIRQRKLIRIIGDYDIDGVVSTYILLRGLDRLKAKVDTYIPDRVADGYGIHLPLIEKALEDGIDTILTCDNGIAAYNEIVYAKERGLTVIVTDHHEVPFTKKADEKEEVLPPADAIVNPKQRNCSYPNKNLCGAAVAYKLILALYERYGIPKAEGEEFIELAAIATVGDVMDLQGENRVLVKEGLKRLENTWNLGLRELIRANGLEDKKITAYHIGFVIGPCLNASGRLDTAARSLELLKSQDVKEAARLAGDLLAINQSRKALTAQGVKQAVEMVETTSLREDRVLVVYLPDCHESLAGIIAGRLRERYYRPVLVLTKGEQCVKGSGRSIEAYSMFESLTECKELMIQYGGHPMAAGLSMEEENVPRLRKQLNEKCKLTKEDLCPKITIDVAMPFSYIRRELVEQLDLLEPFGKGNPKPVFAQKGVRVLGCRVFGQSRNVVKMQAVTEDGCGMDAVYFGEAEPFLDRASQNEPLSVTYYPAINRYQGREKLQVIIQNYR
- the scfB gene encoding thioether cross-link-forming SCIFF peptide maturase, whose amino-acid sequence is MGLIHQYRNNGYNIVLDINSGCIHVVDEVVYETVALLDQGKDKEEILESLRGKFPEGDIQTALEECEELIEGGMLFTEDIYKEAIQNFTRHETVVKALCLHIAHDCNLACRYCFAEEGEYHGHRELMSYEVGKQALDFLIANSGSRRNLEVDFFGGEPLMNWKVVKELVRYGREQEKLHDKNFRFTLTTNGVALNDEIMEFCNREMGNVVLSVDGRKEVHDFMRPFPKGAGSYDLILPKFQKFAESRNQDKYYVRGTFTRHNLDFSKDVLHLADLGFKQISVEPVVAPDEAEYSLREEDLPIIFEEYDKLAREMIVREKEGRGFNFFHFMIDLTGGPCVYKRLSGCGSGTEYLAVTPWGDLYPCHQFVGEEKFKMGDVFHGIQAPEIREEFSHCNVYTKEKCKECFARFYCSGGCAANSYNFHGTIQDAYDIGCELQRKRIECAIMLKAALAEE